Proteins encoded within one genomic window of Ailuropoda melanoleuca isolate Jingjing chromosome 16, ASM200744v2, whole genome shotgun sequence:
- the LOC100482711 gene encoding olfactory receptor 8K3, producing MEKHNLTVLNEFILMGITHRPELQAPFFGLFLIIYTVSVVGNLGVIILTKVDPRLQTPMYFFLRHLAFTDLGYSTAVGPKMLVSLVTNQNTIPYNWCATQLAFFLLFIISELFILSAMAYDRYVAICNPLFYPVIMSLRVCHVLVAISYLYSTFVSLTVTMKIFSSFFCGYNVISHFFCDSLPLLSLLCSNTHEIELIILISAGFNLIFSLLIVLVSYLLILVAIIRMNSAEGRHKAFSTCGAHLTMAIVFYGTLIFIYVQPESSHFFDTDKVASVFYTLIIPMLNALIYSLRNKDVKYAVQTMWKKLCNLFS from the coding sequence ATGGAAAAACACAATCTGACAGTGCTGAATGAGTTCATTCTCATGGGAATCACACATCGTCCTGAGCTGCAGGCTCCCTTCTTCGGGCTCTTCCTCATCATCTACACAGTCTCAGTGGTGGGCAACCTGGGCGTGATCATCCTCACCAAGGTGGACCCCAGGCTCCAaacacccatgtacttcttcctcagacACCTGGCTTTCACTGATCTTGGTTATTCAACAGCTGTGGGACCCAAAATGCTGGTAAGTTTAGTAACTAACCAAAACACAATCCCCTATAACTGGTGCGCTACACAGCTGGCTTTCTTCCTCTTGTTCATCATCAGTGAGCTTTTCATTCTGTCGGcaatggcctatgaccgctacgtGGCCATCTGTAACCCTCTGTTCTACCCTGTCATCATGTCACTAAGGGTGTGTCACGTGCTGGTGGCCATCTCCTACCTCTACAGCACATTTGTGTCTCTTACAGTCACCATGAAGATTTTTAGTTCATTCTTCTGTGGCTACAATGTCATCAGTCATTTCTTCTGTGACAGTCTCCCCTTGTTATCTTTGCTCTGCTCAAATACACATGAAATTGAATTGATTATTCTGATCTCAGCAGGctttaatttgattttctcccttttgatAGTTCTTGTGTCTTACCTGCTGATCCTGGTAGCCATCATCAGGATGAACTCAGCTGAGGGGCGGCACAAGGCTTTTTCCACCTGTGGGGCCCACCTGACAATGGCCATAGTGTTCTATGGGACTTTGATATTCATATATGTGCAACCGGAGTCCAGTCATTTCTTTGACACTGATAAAGTGGCGTCCGTATTTTACACCCTCATTATCC